The following coding sequences are from one Triticum dicoccoides isolate Atlit2015 ecotype Zavitan chromosome 4A, WEW_v2.0, whole genome shotgun sequence window:
- the LOC119289055 gene encoding uncharacterized protein LOC119289055, translated as MPQDRQDAIDEMDFTSLQNIKCGHLSNGLNVWLAGLDDLESREVVVPGRGRLPVKEEYVHRVMGVPRGGKDIPYNIPTKADIKLGLDMFGEFGYTHKMTELLDLITSSDNSDTNFKRMWLMLAGNTVIAPTTSKKVNPRWYVVLRNIDDVKNLNWSKFIADEPHKAVSKGKPTKGCILFYNVSATAFLCFPFVISFFTFLCCCLCVS; from the exons ATGCCTCAAGACAGGCAAGATGCCATTGATGAGATGGACTTCACAAGCCTTCAGAACATCAAGTGCGGCCATCTTTCCAACGGTCTCAATGTGTGGCTTGCCGGGTTGGACGACCTTGAATCCCGTGAGGTGGTCGTTCCAGGGCGGGGCAGGCTTCCTGTTAAAGAAGAATATGTCCATCGTGTGATGGGCGTGCCACGTGGAGGGAAGGATATTCCTTACAACATTCCTACTAAAGCTGATATCAAGTTAGGGCTTGATATGTTTGGTGAATTTGGATATACCCATAAAATGACAGAGCTTCTCGATCTCATCACGAGTTCTGACAACTCTGACACCAATTTCAAGCGGATGTGGCTTATGCTTGCGGGCAATACTGTCATCGCCCCGACAACATCCAAGAAGGTCAACCccaggtggtatgttgtgttg CGAAACATTGACGATGTTAAAAATCTGAACTGGTCCAAGTTCATCGCTGATGAACCTCACAAGGCTGTTTCAAAAGGCAAGCCTACCAAGGGTTGTATTCTTTTCTACAATGTTAGTGCTACcgctttcctttgctttccttttGTCATTTCATTTTTCACATTTCTTTGTTGTTGTTTGTGTGTATCCTGA